A genome region from Erythrolamprus reginae isolate rEryReg1 chromosome 4, rEryReg1.hap1, whole genome shotgun sequence includes the following:
- the DHPS gene encoding deoxyhypusine synthase isoform X2, which yields MVDVLVTTAGGIEEDLIKCLAPTYIGDFSLQGKELRQNGINRIGNLLVPNDNYCKFEDWLMPILDQMVTEQDTQGMKWTPSKLIARLGKEINNPESVCYWAQKNNIPVLSPAITDGSLGDMIFFHSYKKPGLVLDIVEDLKLINSQAIFARKTGMIILGGGLIKHHIANANLMRNGADFSVYVNTAQEFDGSDSGARPDEAVSWGKIRLDAKPIKVYADASLVFPLLVAETFAQKPNAFVQED from the exons GTTGATGTTTTGGTGACCACAGCAGGGGGTATAGAGGAAGATCTGATCAAATGTTTGGCACCCACTTACATCGGAGACTTTAGCTTGCAAGGGAAAGAACTACGGCAGAATGGAATTAACAG aATTGGGAATCTCTTGGTGCCCAATGACAATTACTGCAAGTTTGAGGACTGGCTGATGCCAATCCTGGACCAGATGGTGACTGAACAAGACACACAG ggtATGAAATGGACTCCGTCAAAGCTCATTGCTCGGCTTGGCAAGGAAATCAACAATCCAGAATCAGTCTGTTACTGGGCACAAAAG AATAACATTCCTGTATTGAGCCCAGCAATAACAGATGGATCCCTTGGTGACAtgattttcttccattcctataagAAACCAGGTCTTGTGCTGGACATCGTAGAAG ACCTGAAACTCATTAACAGCCAGGCCATCTTTGCCCGGAAGACAGGAATGATCATCTTGGGTGGAGGTCTTATTAAGCACCACATTGCCAATGCAAATCTGATG AGAAACGGAGCTGACTTCTCTGTATATGTCAACACTGCACAAGAGTTTGACGGTTCAGATTCAGGAGCTCGGCCTGATGAGGCAGTGTCCTGGGGAAAGATCCGTTTGGATGCCAAGCCTATCAAG GTGTATGCTGATGCTTCCCTGGTTTTTCCATTGCTGGTTGCGGAGACCTTCGCTCAGAAACCAAATGCTTTTGTTCAAGAAGACTGA